One Pectobacterium cacticida genomic window, GTAAGCCAATATGCCGTCATGGCTTTTTTGGCTTCATCCCGGCGTTGTCTGGCATCAGTCAAAGAAACAGCAGGATAGACGCCGATGGAAAACACCTTCTATTCCCCTTCAAAGCGATAGCCTAACTGCCCGTATTTGGAACCGTTGGGATGTACCAGTAGGTAGAGGCCGAACCCGTCAGTAAGCTTAACCACCTTTTCTGACGGCTTGGCATTTTTTACTTTCGTATCAGTCAGTGACACGACGGCACCCTCCGATTACTGGTAAAAACGAAATCGAACCCGCTTTACCCGTATTTTTACCAGCAAAAGGGTATGGCTTCGCGTGTTTTAAGGTGGACGAGGGTGAACCTAAAGAAGGGGGTAACCAATTGATTAAAAGCAAAAAAGCAGACGTCAGTGAACGTCTGCTTTCTTTAAATTGGCTCCTCTGACTGGGATCGCCTTTGCCATTAACTGGCTAATAAATAAGCTAAATCAGAAATTCCTTTCTGTCAAGACCACCAGAGTGACCACCATTTGATTGAATGTCGAATGCGGTCTAATCATCTTAAAAAATAAGCCTTTGATTTATATATTGTAAATCAAGACAAACGATGGTGTTGTTTTATAAGTGATTGATAAATAATAATTTGTTAATTTTAAGACGAAGCATAAGGTAAGTACTTTACTAAACGAGCATTTTATTGACAGAAACTATTTGAAATAATGTTGCCCACCAGAAACAACAGAAGTTCTCTGTATAACACGAGATCCCCGCCAGATGAACAGCTATTGTTTTTAATTGCATGTTTTTTAAATGATTTTCTCGTCATGTAACATCCTCAGGTGCGATCATAAAGTTTGGTCTAAATGATTTTCTTGAGTAGAATAAGAGGAACTATTCTTGTCAACTTTATGTCATTGAATAACAAATCTAATAATAATAATTAGTTAGATTGTGTATGTGACGAATGGATACTAAATTGATTGCAATAGATTTCTTTTGTGGATGTGGGGGAGCTAGCGAAGGGCTACGTCAGGCCGGTTTTGACGTTGTTCTTGGCATTGATGTAGATCAGCAGGCCTCAGAAACATACAAAGCTAACTTCCCTGATGCTGATTTCATCTTCGATGATATCAGAAATGTAACTGTTGAAAGGGTTGCGAACTCTATAGCATTCAAAAGTGCAGATGGTTTGCTTTTAAGTGCCTGCGCCCCTTGCCAACCTTTCTCACAGCAAAACAAATATAAAAACAAAGATGATGAAAGGATTTGCCTCCTAGACGAAACTCACCGCTTCGTTTCAAGACTCTTACCAGAATATATTTTATTAGAAAATGTTCCTGGTATACAGAAAATTGATGGTAGTAAAGAAAGTCCTTTCACAAGATTTATTTCTTTGCTTGATAAGCTAAACTACCACTATGTGTATTTTGTGGCAAATGCTGAAAAATATGGCGTGCCGCAAAGAAGAAAACGGTTTGTTCTTCTGGCTAGTTTGCTAGGACCAATATCAATACCAGAGCCAACTCATGATATAGAAAATTCACCTGTAAAAACAGTTAGAGAATTTATTGGTGAATATCCAAAACTTGCATCGGGAGAAGTCGATAAAAATGATGAACTACATCGTTCGGCGATCCTAACTGAGTTGAATTTAGAGAGAATAAAAAATACCCCAGAAGGAGGGGATCGCAGGGACTGGCCGACCAATTTAATCAACACTTGTCACAAAGATTATACTGGCCATACAGATACCTATGGCAGAATGTCATGGGATAAACCTGCTCCGACTTTGACAACAAAGTGCAATAGTTATTCGAATGGACGTTTTGGTCACCCAGATATAACACAAAATCGAGCTATAAGTATTAGAGAAGCGTCTCGACTACAAACATTTCCAAAAAAATATATATTTAAAGGTTCTTTTAATTCGATGGCGAAACAAATTGGAAATGCTGTCCCTTGTGAGTTAGCTCGACAATTTGGTCTGCACTTCATTGAGCATAATGAGGCTTCAAAGAGAGATAACCATGGCAAATTTTAAGACAAGAGCTAGAACCTTAGACTTATTAGGCCGACAACA contains:
- a CDS encoding DNA cytosine methyltransferase; this encodes MIAIDFFCGCGGASEGLRQAGFDVVLGIDVDQQASETYKANFPDADFIFDDIRNVTVERVANSIAFKSADGLLLSACAPCQPFSQQNKYKNKDDERICLLDETHRFVSRLLPEYILLENVPGIQKIDGSKESPFTRFISLLDKLNYHYVYFVANAEKYGVPQRRKRFVLLASLLGPISIPEPTHDIENSPVKTVREFIGEYPKLASGEVDKNDELHRSAILTELNLERIKNTPEGGDRRDWPTNLINTCHKDYTGHTDTYGRMSWDKPAPTLTTKCNSYSNGRFGHPDITQNRAISIREASRLQTFPKKYIFKGSFNSMAKQIGNAVPCELARQFGLHFIEHNEASKRDNHGKF